The Staphylococcus sp. KG4-3 genome has a window encoding:
- the smpB gene encoding SsrA-binding protein SmpB codes for MPKKKSPGTLAENRKARHDYNIEDTIEAGIVLQGTEIKSIRRGSANLKDSYAQVNRGEMYLNNMHIAPYEEGNRFNHDPRRSRKLLLHKREIIKLGERTREVGYSIVPLKLYLKHGHCKVLLGVARGKKKYDKRQALKEKAVQRDVAREMKARY; via the coding sequence ATGCCAAAGAAAAAATCACCAGGAACACTAGCAGAAAATCGTAAAGCAAGACATGATTATAATATTGAAGATACGATTGAAGCGGGCATTGTGTTACAAGGAACAGAAATTAAATCGATCCGCCGAGGAAGTGCAAATCTTAAAGATAGTTATGCACAAGTCAACCGTGGTGAAATGTATTTAAATAATATGCATATTGCACCTTATGAAGAAGGTAACCGATTTAACCATGACCCACGTCGTTCACGTAAGCTATTATTGCACAAACGTGAAATTATAAAACTAGGTGAACGTACACGTGAAGTTGGTTATTCAATTGTTCCATTGAAGCTCTATCTTAAACACGGTCACTGCAAAGTCTTATTAGGTGTTGCTCGAGGTAAGAAGAAATATGATAAACGCCAAGCTTTAAAAGAAAAAGCAGTACAACGTGATGTAGCTAGAGAGATGAAAGCCCGTTATTGA
- a CDS encoding carboxylesterase — translation MQMKLPEPFFFEEGNRAVLLLHGFTGNSSDVRQLGRFLQKKGYTSYAPQYEGHAAPPEEILKSSPFVWLKDALDGYDFLVDKGYDEIVVAGLSLGGCYALKLSLNRDVKGIVTMCSPMYIKTEGAMFEGVLQYARNFKKYEGKDEATIQKEMDNFKPTDTLKELQGQIEDVREHIDEVMDPLLVIQAEQDQMINTDSANIIYNESESDDKDIKWYANSGHVITIDKEKELVFEDVYNFLESLDWSN, via the coding sequence ATGCAGATGAAACTTCCAGAGCCATTCTTTTTTGAAGAAGGAAATAGAGCAGTGTTGTTATTGCATGGTTTTACAGGAAATTCCTCAGATGTAAGACAATTAGGTCGATTCTTACAGAAAAAAGGTTATACATCTTACGCACCACAATATGAAGGGCATGCAGCACCACCTGAAGAAATTTTAAAATCAAGTCCTTTTGTATGGTTAAAAGATGCCTTAGATGGCTATGATTTTTTAGTAGACAAAGGTTATGATGAAATTGTTGTAGCTGGTTTGTCACTGGGTGGTTGCTATGCTTTAAAATTAAGCTTAAACAGAGATGTAAAGGGTATTGTAACTATGTGCTCTCCTATGTATATTAAGACTGAGGGCGCTATGTTTGAAGGGGTTTTACAATATGCCCGTAATTTTAAAAAGTATGAAGGTAAAGATGAAGCCACAATTCAAAAAGAAATGGACAATTTCAAACCAACAGATACTTTAAAAGAATTACAAGGTCAAATTGAAGATGTAAGAGAACACATTGATGAAGTGATGGATCCGTTATTAGTTATTCAAGCAGAGCAAGATCAAATGATCAATACAGATTCTGCAAACATTATATACAATGAGAGCGAATCTGATGATAAAGATATTAAATGGTATGCAAATTCAGGACATGTCATTACGATAGACAAAGAGAAAGAATTAGTATTCGAAGACGTCTACAATTTCTTAGAATCATTAGATTGGTCTAATTAA
- the tpiA gene encoding triose-phosphate isomerase yields MRKPIIAGNWKMNKTVQEAKDFVNELPTLPDTKEVESVICAPTIQLDALVTLVNEGKAQGLQIGAQNAYFEDNGAFTGETSPVALADLGVKYVVIGHSERREIFHETDEEINKKAHAIFNHGMTPIICVGETDEERESGKANEVVGNQVKKAVEGLSEEQLQQVVIAYEPIWAIGTGKSSTAKDANEMCAFVRQTVAELSSQTVAEATRIQYGGSVKPNNIEEYMAESDIDGALVGGASLKVDDFVQLLEGAK; encoded by the coding sequence ATGAGAAAACCAATTATCGCAGGTAACTGGAAAATGAACAAAACTGTTCAAGAAGCAAAAGATTTTGTAAATGAATTACCAACATTACCAGATACTAAAGAAGTAGAATCTGTTATTTGTGCACCAACAATTCAATTAGACGCATTAGTAACGTTAGTTAATGAAGGTAAAGCACAAGGCTTACAAATTGGTGCACAAAATGCATATTTCGAAGACAATGGTGCTTTCACTGGTGAAACTTCCCCAGTAGCATTAGCTGACTTAGGTGTTAAATACGTTGTTATCGGTCACTCAGAACGTCGCGAAATCTTCCATGAAACAGATGAAGAAATTAACAAAAAAGCGCATGCAATTTTTAACCATGGTATGACTCCAATCATCTGTGTTGGTGAAACTGACGAAGAACGCGAAAGCGGCAAAGCAAATGAAGTTGTTGGAAACCAAGTTAAGAAAGCAGTAGAAGGTTTATCTGAAGAACAACTACAACAAGTTGTTATCGCATATGAACCAATTTGGGCTATCGGTACTGGTAAATCATCAACAGCTAAAGATGCAAATGAAATGTGTGCATTTGTAAGACAAACAGTTGCAGAATTATCTAGCCAAACTGTAGCAGAAGCAACACGTATTCAATATGGCGGTAGTGTTAAACCTAACAACATTGAAGAATACATGGCAGAATCAGACATCGATGGTGCTTTAGTAGGTGGCGCATCACTTAAAGTGGATGATTTTGTACAATTGTTAGAAGGTGCAAAATAA
- the gap gene encoding type I glyceraldehyde-3-phosphate dehydrogenase, with the protein MAVKVAINGFGRIGRLAFRRIQNVDGIDVVAVNDLTDDEMLAHLLKYDTMQGRFTGEVEVENDGFRVNGQEVKSFSEPDPSKLPWKDLDIDVVLECTGFFADKEKAEAHINAGAKKVLISAPATGDLKTIVYNTNHQELDGSETVVSGASCTTNSLAPVAKVLNDDFGLVEGFMTTIHAYTGDQSTQDAPHRKGDKRRARAAAENIIPNSTGAAKAIGLVIPEIDGKLDGGAQRVPVATGSLTELTVVLEKNVNIEDVNAAMKNASNESFGYTEDEIVSSDVIGMTYGSLFDATQTRVMTVGDRQLVKVAAWYDNEMSYTSQLVRTLEHLATQAK; encoded by the coding sequence ATGGCAGTAAAAGTAGCAATTAATGGTTTTGGTAGAATTGGTCGTTTAGCATTCAGAAGAATTCAAAACGTTGATGGAATTGACGTAGTAGCAGTAAATGACTTAACAGATGACGAAATGTTAGCACATTTATTAAAATATGACACTATGCAAGGACGCTTCACAGGAGAAGTTGAAGTTGAAAATGACGGTTTCCGCGTAAACGGACAAGAAGTTAAATCATTCTCTGAGCCAGACCCAAGCAAATTACCTTGGAAAGACTTAGATATCGATGTTGTATTAGAATGTACTGGTTTCTTCGCTGATAAAGAAAAAGCAGAAGCACACATCAATGCTGGTGCTAAAAAAGTATTAATCTCTGCTCCAGCTACTGGCGATTTAAAAACAATCGTTTACAACACGAACCACCAAGAATTAGATGGTTCAGAAACAGTTGTTTCAGGTGCTTCATGTACGACTAACTCATTAGCTCCTGTTGCTAAAGTGTTAAACGATGACTTCGGTTTAGTAGAAGGTTTCATGACTACTATCCACGCATACACTGGTGACCAAAGCACACAAGATGCGCCACACAGAAAAGGCGACAAACGTCGTGCGCGTGCAGCTGCTGAAAACATCATCCCTAACTCAACTGGTGCTGCTAAAGCAATTGGCTTAGTAATTCCTGAAATTGATGGTAAATTAGACGGCGGTGCACAACGTGTGCCTGTAGCAACTGGTTCATTAACTGAATTAACAGTTGTTTTAGAGAAAAATGTAAACATTGAAGATGTAAATGCTGCAATGAAAAATGCTTCAAACGAATCATTTGGTTACACTGAAGACGAAATCGTTTCTTCAGACGTAATCGGTATGACTTACGGTTCATTATTTGATGCAACACAAACACGTGTAATGACTGTTGGCGACCGTCAATTAGTTAAAGTAGCAGCTTGGTACGATAACGAAATGTCTTACACTTCACAATTAGTACGTACATTAGAACACTTAGCAACTCAAGCTAAATAA
- the rnr gene encoding ribonuclease R encodes MNLKQSIEEIIKQPDYEPMSVSDFQDALGLNSADSFRDLIKVLVELEQTGLIERTKTDRYQRKESQKSKQPKLIKGKLSQNKKGFAFLRPEVEDMDDIFIPPTKINRAMDGDTVLVEVHQSKGDHKGKVEGEVKTIETHSVTQVVGTYSEARHFGFVLPDDKRIMQDIFIPKGQNLGAVDGHKVLVQITKYADGTDNPEGIVSAILGHKNDPGVDILSIIYQHGIEIEFPDNVLAEAEAVPDHIESSEIAGRHDLRDELTITIDGADAKDLDDAISVKKLSNGNTQLTVSIADVSYYVTEGSALNEEAYSRATSVYLVDRVIPMIPHRLSNGICSLNPKVDRLTLSCQMELNERGEVVKHEIFDSVIHSNYRMTYDEVNEIITDQNAEIRNKYSEVTPMLDLAQDLSQRLINMRKRRGEIDFDIDEAKVLVNEEGIPTDVQLRKRGEGERLIESFMLAANETIAEHFDRLEVPFIYRVHEQPKSERLRQFFDFVTNFGLMIKGTGEDIHPSTLQKIQQEVEGQPEQMVISTMMLRSMQQARYDDVNLGHFGLSAEYYTHFTSPIRRYPDLIVHRLIRKYIVEQSMDRKEKNKWEEALPEIAEHTSQRERRAIEAERDTDELKKAEYMVQHIGEEFEGIISSVANFGMFIELPNTIEGMVHVSNMTDDYYHFDERQMAMIGERQAKVFRIGDPVEIKVINVDVDERMIDFQIVGMAVPKNERGQRPSRGKTIQANPRGKSSDKSKDDRNSKGNRTKQKQRKGKNKRNNGKQEQGNTKHKPFYKDKKVKNKARKKKK; translated from the coding sequence ATGAATTTAAAGCAATCCATTGAAGAAATTATAAAACAACCAGATTATGAACCAATGTCTGTGTCTGATTTTCAAGATGCATTAGGTTTAAATAGTGCCGACTCATTTAGAGACTTAATTAAGGTGCTTGTTGAATTAGAACAAACAGGTTTAATTGAACGTACAAAAACAGATAGATATCAACGTAAGGAATCACAAAAATCCAAACAACCAAAATTGATAAAAGGTAAACTTAGCCAGAATAAAAAAGGCTTTGCATTCTTACGTCCAGAAGTAGAGGACATGGATGACATCTTTATCCCACCTACAAAGATAAATAGAGCTATGGACGGTGATACAGTCCTAGTTGAGGTACACCAATCTAAAGGGGATCATAAAGGTAAAGTTGAAGGCGAAGTTAAAACTATAGAAACACATTCAGTCACTCAAGTGGTTGGTACTTACAGTGAAGCACGTCATTTCGGTTTTGTATTACCTGATGATAAACGAATTATGCAAGATATCTTTATTCCAAAAGGTCAAAACCTTGGAGCCGTGGATGGTCACAAAGTGCTCGTACAAATTACAAAATATGCTGATGGTACAGATAATCCAGAAGGTATCGTTTCAGCAATTTTAGGTCACAAGAATGACCCAGGTGTAGATATCTTATCAATAATTTATCAACACGGTATTGAAATTGAATTTCCAGACAACGTTTTAGCAGAGGCTGAAGCTGTTCCAGATCATATTGAATCATCAGAAATTGCAGGTCGTCATGACTTACGTGATGAATTGACAATTACTATTGATGGCGCAGATGCAAAAGATTTAGATGATGCTATTAGCGTTAAAAAATTAAGTAACGGTAATACACAATTAACAGTAAGCATTGCAGATGTAAGTTACTATGTAACTGAAGGTTCAGCATTAAATGAAGAAGCCTATAGCCGTGCAACAAGTGTTTATTTAGTTGATCGTGTAATTCCAATGATTCCGCATCGTTTAAGTAACGGTATCTGTTCATTAAATCCTAAAGTAGATAGATTGACCTTAAGTTGTCAAATGGAGCTTAATGAACGTGGTGAAGTTGTTAAACATGAAATTTTTGATAGTGTAATTCATTCAAATTATCGTATGACTTATGATGAAGTAAATGAAATTATAACGGATCAAAACGCTGAAATTCGTAATAAATATAGTGAAGTTACACCAATGCTTGATTTAGCACAAGACTTGTCGCAACGTTTAATTAATATGAGAAAACGCCGTGGTGAAATTGATTTCGATATTGATGAAGCCAAAGTACTTGTCAATGAGGAAGGTATCCCAACTGACGTTCAATTAAGAAAACGTGGTGAAGGTGAACGCCTAATCGAATCATTTATGTTAGCTGCTAATGAAACAATTGCTGAACATTTTGATCGTTTAGAAGTACCATTTATTTATCGTGTCCATGAGCAACCTAAATCAGAGCGTCTACGTCAATTCTTTGACTTTGTAACTAATTTTGGTTTAATGATTAAAGGGACAGGAGAAGATATTCACCCATCAACTTTACAAAAGATCCAGCAAGAAGTTGAGGGTCAACCAGAACAAATGGTTATTTCAACGATGATGTTACGTTCAATGCAACAAGCACGTTATGATGATGTGAACTTGGGTCATTTTGGTTTATCAGCAGAGTATTACACGCATTTCACATCACCGATACGTAGATACCCTGATTTAATTGTGCATAGATTAATTCGCAAGTACATTGTAGAACAGTCTATGGATAGAAAAGAGAAAAACAAATGGGAAGAAGCGTTACCTGAAATTGCTGAACATACGTCACAAAGAGAACGTAGAGCGATAGAAGCTGAACGTGACACAGATGAACTGAAGAAAGCCGAATATATGGTACAACATATTGGTGAAGAGTTCGAAGGTATAATTAGTTCAGTTGCTAACTTTGGTATGTTTATTGAATTGCCAAATACAATTGAAGGTATGGTACATGTATCCAACATGACAGATGACTATTATCATTTTGATGAACGTCAAATGGCTATGATTGGCGAACGCCAAGCTAAAGTATTCCGTATAGGCGATCCTGTAGAGATTAAAGTAATCAATGTTGATGTTGATGAACGTATGATTGATTTCCAAATTGTAGGTATGGCAGTACCTAAAAATGAACGTGGCCAAAGACCTTCTCGTGGTAAGACAATTCAAGCTAATCCGCGTGGTAAATCATCAGACAAATCAAAAGATGATCGAAACAGTAAAGGCAACCGTACGAAGCAGAAACAACGTAAAGGTAAAAACAAACGTAATAATGGGAAACAAGAACAAGGTAATACAAAACACAAACCATTTTACAAAGATAAAAAAGTGAAAAATAAAGCGCGCAAGAAGAAAAAATAA
- a CDS encoding sugar-binding transcriptional regulator, translating to MKDLIKVQQKLVPEIVEKMYRRFSILTTISKHQPVGRRSLSEYMDLTERVLRSETDTLKKQDLIKVKPTGMEITEAGAATVRQLNGYFNVYSDDHHLAQVIKEQYGIKEVYVIPGDSDADQTVKIELSRQAGQLVEDVLYENAIVAVTGGSTMAYVSEAMHHQPYNAFFVPARGGLGENVVYQANTIAASMAQQTNGDYTTLYVPDNVSETTYNTLMLEPSVIQTLEKIKQSNITIHGIGDALKMARRRQSPNEVIEKLQHHNASGEAFGYYFDDQGEIVHKVKTIGLQLEDLESKKFIFAVAGGKSKGEAIKAYLSIAPKNTVLITDEGAAKAIANNSNKK from the coding sequence GTGAAGGATTTGATAAAAGTTCAACAAAAGCTTGTGCCAGAAATTGTTGAAAAAATGTATCGTCGTTTCTCGATTCTCACTACTATTTCAAAGCATCAACCCGTAGGTAGACGTAGTTTAAGTGAATATATGGATTTGACAGAACGTGTGCTTCGTTCTGAAACAGACACCCTAAAGAAACAGGATTTAATTAAAGTTAAACCCACAGGTATGGAAATAACAGAAGCAGGTGCGGCAACCGTCAGACAATTAAATGGTTATTTTAATGTATATTCTGATGACCATCATCTTGCCCAAGTTATTAAAGAACAGTATGGAATCAAAGAAGTCTATGTCATACCAGGAGATTCAGACGCTGATCAAACGGTAAAGATTGAATTATCCCGTCAGGCAGGACAATTAGTTGAGGATGTACTTTACGAAAATGCAATTGTTGCAGTAACAGGTGGTTCAACAATGGCCTATGTTAGTGAAGCGATGCATCATCAGCCATACAATGCGTTTTTCGTTCCTGCTAGGGGCGGACTTGGCGAAAATGTTGTTTATCAAGCAAACACTATTGCAGCTAGCATGGCACAGCAGACAAATGGTGATTACACAACATTATATGTACCAGACAACGTAAGTGAAACGACATATAATACACTTATGTTAGAACCATCCGTAATCCAGACGCTAGAAAAAATCAAACAATCCAATATTACAATCCATGGCATTGGTGATGCGCTGAAGATGGCGCGAAGACGTCAATCACCTAATGAAGTTATAGAAAAACTTCAACATCACAATGCCTCGGGAGAAGCATTTGGATATTATTTCGATGATCAAGGTGAAATCGTCCACAAAGTGAAAACGATTGGACTTCAGTTAGAGGATCTTGAATCGAAAAAGTTTATTTTTGCTGTAGCAGGGGGTAAATCAAAAGGAGAAGCAATTAAAGCTTATCTTTCAATTGCTCCTAAAAACACTGTATTAATTACAGATGAAGGTGCAGCAAAAGCAATCGCAAACAATAGTAATAAAAAGTGA
- the pgk gene encoding phosphoglycerate kinase: protein MAKKIVTDLELKGKTVLVRADFNVPMKDGEITDDNRIVQALPTIQYIIEQGGKIVLFSHLGKVKEESDKAELTLKPVADALTEKLGKTVTFVPETRGETLEQSVKDLNEGDVLLVENTRFEDVDGKKESKNDPELGKYWASLGDVFVNDAFGTAHREHASNVGIAANLETVAGFLMEKEIKYIGGVVENPDKPVVAILGGAKVSDKIGVITNLLKIADKVLIGGGMSYTFFKAQGKEIGLSLLEKDKVDFAKELLDRAGDQIVLPVDCKVAKEFSNDAEITEVTVDNIPADQEAMDVGPKTVELFKEHLQGAHTVVWNGPMGVFELSNFAKGTIGVCEAIAELKDANTIIGGGDSAAAAISLGYADDFSHISTGGGASLEYLEGKELPGVVAIANK from the coding sequence ATGGCTAAAAAAATTGTAACTGACTTAGAATTAAAAGGTAAAACTGTACTTGTTCGTGCTGATTTTAACGTACCGATGAAAGATGGAGAAATTACTGATGATAATCGTATCGTCCAAGCATTACCAACAATTCAATATATTATTGAACAAGGTGGCAAAATTGTATTATTCTCTCATTTAGGTAAAGTAAAAGAAGAAAGCGACAAAGCAGAATTAACTTTAAAACCAGTAGCTGATGCATTAACGGAAAAATTAGGTAAAACTGTTACTTTTGTACCTGAAACACGTGGTGAAACATTAGAACAATCTGTTAAAGATCTTAATGAAGGTGACGTCTTATTAGTCGAAAATACTCGTTTTGAAGATGTAGATGGTAAAAAAGAATCTAAAAACGATCCTGAATTAGGTAAATACTGGGCTTCACTTGGTGATGTATTCGTAAATGATGCTTTTGGTACAGCACATCGTGAACATGCATCAAATGTAGGTATTGCAGCTAACTTAGAAACAGTAGCAGGATTCTTAATGGAAAAAGAAATAAAATATATTGGTGGCGTAGTTGAAAACCCTGATAAACCTGTAGTTGCAATTCTTGGTGGCGCAAAAGTTTCTGACAAAATTGGCGTTATTACAAATTTATTGAAAATTGCAGATAAAGTACTTATCGGTGGCGGTATGTCATATACATTCTTTAAAGCACAAGGTAAAGAAATCGGCTTATCTTTATTAGAAAAAGATAAAGTTGACTTTGCTAAAGAATTATTAGACCGTGCTGGCGATCAAATCGTATTACCGGTTGATTGTAAAGTCGCTAAAGAATTTTCAAATGATGCAGAGATCACAGAAGTAACTGTAGATAATATCCCAGCTGATCAAGAAGCGATGGATGTTGGACCGAAAACAGTTGAATTATTCAAAGAGCATTTACAAGGCGCACATACTGTAGTATGGAATGGACCAATGGGTGTATTTGAATTAAGTAACTTTGCTAAAGGTACGATTGGCGTTTGTGAAGCAATCGCTGAATTGAAAGATGCTAATACTATTATTGGTGGTGGCGATTCAGCTGCTGCAGCTATTTCATTAGGTTATGCAGATGACTTTAGTCATATCTCAACTGGTGGCGGCGCATCATTAGAATATCTTGAAGGCAAAGAGCTACCTGGCGTAGTTGCAATTGCTAACAAATAA
- the secG gene encoding preprotein translocase subunit SecG, with protein sequence MHTLIIVLLILDCIALVTVVLLQEGKSNGLSGAISGGAEQLFGKQKQRGIDLFLHRLTIVLSIIFFLLMLGISYFGL encoded by the coding sequence ATGCATACATTAATAATAGTACTTTTGATTTTAGATTGTATTGCATTAGTAACTGTTGTGTTACTCCAAGAAGGTAAAAGTAATGGACTATCAGGTGCAATCAGTGGTGGCGCCGAACAGTTATTTGGTAAACAAAAGCAACGCGGTATTGATTTATTCTTGCATAGATTAACAATTGTATTGTCTATCATTTTCTTCTTGTTAATGTTAGGCATAAGTTATTTTGGTTTATAA
- the eno gene encoding surface-displayed alpha-enolase: MPIITDVYAREVLDSRGNPTVEVEVLTESGAFGRALVPSGASTGEHEAVELRDGDKSRYLGKGVTKAVDNVNEIIAPELIEGEFSVLEQVSIDKMMIQLDGTENKGKLGANAILGVSIAVARAAADLLGQPLYKYLGGFNGKQLPVPMMNIVNGGSHSDAPIAFQEFMVLPVGAETFKESLRWGAEIFHNLKSILKDRGLETAVGDEGGFAPKFEGTEDAVETILEAIKAVGLEPGKDVFLGFDCASSEFFEDGVYNYAKFEGENGAKRNAEEQVDYLEELVNKYPIITIEDGMDENDWDGWKVLTDRIGDKVQLVGDDLFVTNTVKLSEGIEKGIGNSILIKVNQIGTLTETFDAIEMAQKAGYTAVVSHRSGETEDTTISDIAVATNAGQIKTGSLSRTDRIAKYNQLLRIEDELYETGKFDGLKSFYNLSK, encoded by the coding sequence ATGCCAATTATTACAGATGTTTACGCTCGCGAAGTCCTAGACTCACGTGGTAACCCAACAGTTGAAGTAGAAGTATTAACAGAGAGTGGCGCTTTTGGTCGCGCATTAGTTCCATCAGGTGCGTCTACTGGTGAACATGAAGCAGTAGAATTACGTGACGGTGATAAATCACGTTACTTAGGTAAAGGTGTTACTAAAGCAGTTGACAATGTTAACGAAATTATCGCACCAGAACTTATCGAAGGTGAATTTTCGGTATTAGAACAAGTATCAATCGATAAAATGATGATTCAATTAGACGGTACTGAAAACAAAGGTAAATTAGGCGCTAACGCTATTCTTGGTGTTTCTATTGCAGTAGCACGTGCAGCAGCTGATTTACTTGGACAACCACTTTACAAATATTTAGGTGGATTTAACGGTAAACAATTACCTGTACCAATGATGAACATTGTTAACGGTGGTTCTCACTCAGATGCTCCTATCGCATTCCAAGAATTTATGGTATTACCTGTAGGCGCAGAAACATTTAAAGAATCGTTACGTTGGGGAGCTGAAATCTTCCACAACTTAAAATCAATCCTTAAAGACCGTGGTTTAGAAACAGCAGTAGGCGACGAAGGTGGCTTTGCACCTAAATTTGAAGGTACTGAAGATGCTGTTGAAACAATCTTAGAAGCGATTAAAGCAGTTGGTTTAGAGCCAGGTAAAGACGTATTCTTAGGCTTCGACTGTGCTTCTTCAGAATTCTTTGAAGACGGCGTTTATAACTACGCTAAATTCGAAGGTGAAAATGGTGCGAAACGTAACGCTGAAGAACAAGTTGACTACTTAGAAGAATTAGTTAATAAATATCCAATTATCACTATTGAAGATGGTATGGATGAAAATGACTGGGACGGCTGGAAAGTATTAACAGATCGTATCGGTGACAAAGTACAATTAGTTGGTGACGATTTATTCGTTACAAACACAGTTAAATTATCTGAAGGTATCGAAAAAGGTATCGGTAACTCAATTTTAATCAAAGTTAACCAAATTGGTACATTAACAGAAACATTTGACGCTATTGAAATGGCTCAAAAAGCTGGTTACACTGCAGTTGTATCTCACCGTTCAGGTGAAACAGAAGATACTACAATTTCTGACATCGCTGTTGCAACTAACGCTGGTCAAATCAAAACTGGTTCATTATCAAGAACTGACCGTATTGCAAAATACAACCAATTATTACGTATTGAAGATGAATTATACGAAACAGGCAAGTTTGACGGACTTAAATCTTTCTATAACTTATCTAAATAA
- the gpmI gene encoding 2,3-bisphosphoglycerate-independent phosphoglycerate mutase, translating into MAKQPTALIILDGFANRESEHGNAVKLANKPNFDRYYSKYPTTQIEASGLDVGLPDGQMGNSEVGHMNIGAGRIVYQSLTRINKSIEDGDFFENDVLNSAIQHVKGNDSVLHVFGLLSDGGVHSHYQHLFALLELAKKQGVGKVYVHAFLDGRDVDQKSALKYIEETEAKFNELGIGQFASVSGRYYAMDRDKRWDREERAYNAIRNFGGETFESAKAGVEANYAKDLTDEFVEPFIIEDQNEGVNDGDAVIFYNFRPDRAGQLSEVFTDKAFDGFKVEQVKDLFYATFTKYNDNVDAEIVFEKVDLTNTIGEVAQDNGLKQLRIAETEKFPHVTYFMSGGRNDEFEGERRRLIDSPKVATYDLKPEMSAYEVKDALIEELNKGDLDLILLNFANPDMVGHSGMLEPTIKAIEAVDECLGEVVDKITEMGGHAIITADHGNSDMVLTDDEQPMTTHTTNPVPVIVTKDGVTLRETGRLGDLAPTLLDLLNVNQPEDMTGESLINH; encoded by the coding sequence ATGGCGAAACAACCAACTGCATTAATTATTTTAGATGGTTTTGCAAACAGAGAGAGCGAGCACGGTAATGCTGTAAAACTAGCTAATAAACCTAATTTTGACCGTTATTATAGTAAGTATCCAACAACACAAATCGAAGCAAGTGGTTTAGATGTTGGCCTACCAGACGGCCAAATGGGTAATTCAGAAGTTGGGCATATGAATATTGGTGCTGGACGTATTGTTTATCAAAGTTTGACACGTATCAATAAATCAATTGAAGATGGAGATTTCTTTGAAAATGATGTGTTAAATAGCGCTATACAACATGTTAAAGGTAATGATTCAGTACTACATGTTTTTGGTCTATTATCAGACGGCGGTGTACACAGTCATTATCAGCATCTTTTTGCTTTATTAGAATTAGCTAAAAAACAAGGCGTTGGAAAAGTTTATGTTCACGCATTTTTAGATGGACGTGACGTTGATCAAAAATCAGCATTGAAATATATAGAAGAAACTGAAGCTAAATTTAATGAACTTGGCATTGGCCAATTTGCTTCTGTATCTGGACGTTATTACGCAATGGATCGTGATAAACGTTGGGATAGAGAAGAAAGAGCATATAATGCTATCCGTAATTTTGGTGGAGAGACATTTGAATCAGCAAAAGCTGGCGTTGAAGCTAACTATGCTAAAGATTTAACAGATGAATTTGTAGAACCATTTATCATTGAAGACCAAAATGAAGGTGTTAATGATGGCGATGCAGTAATCTTCTATAACTTCCGTCCAGATAGAGCAGGACAACTTTCTGAAGTGTTTACAGATAAAGCATTTGACGGTTTTAAAGTGGAACAAGTCAAAGATTTATTCTATGCAACATTTACAAAATACAACGACAACGTAGATGCAGAAATTGTTTTTGAAAAAGTCGATTTAACTAATACAATCGGTGAAGTTGCACAAGATAATGGTTTGAAACAATTACGTATTGCTGAAACAGAAAAATTTCCACATGTGACTTATTTCATGAGTGGTGGTCGCAATGATGAATTCGAAGGCGAACGTCGTCGTTTAATTGATTCACCTAAAGTTGCAACTTATGACCTTAAACCAGAAATGAGTGCATATGAAGTAAAAGATGCTTTAATCGAGGAGTTAAATAAAGGTGACCTAGATTTAATCTTATTAAACTTTGCAAACCCTGATATGGTTGGACATAGTGGTATGTTAGAACCGACGATTAAAGCTATTGAAGCCGTAGACGAATGTTTAGGTGAGGTTGTTGATAAAATAACTGAAATGGGTGGTCATGCAATTATAACTGCTGATCATGGTAATTCAGATATGGTATTAACTGACGATGAGCAACCTATGACTACACATACAACTAATCCAGTTCCAGTAATTGTTACAAAAGATGGTGTGACATTACGTGAAACAGGTCGTCTTGGTGACTTAGCACCAACATTATTAGATTTATTAAATGTAAATCAACCAGAAGACATGACTGGTGAATCATTAATAAATCACTAA